The following are encoded in a window of Rosa chinensis cultivar Old Blush chromosome 4, RchiOBHm-V2, whole genome shotgun sequence genomic DNA:
- the LOC112195727 gene encoding protein FEZ, producing the protein MDQERSSSCDMSAADQDKIDEVLLPGFRFHPTDEELVGFYLKRKIQQRPLSIELIKQLDIYKFDPWDLPKLAASGEKEWYFYCPRDRKYRNSTRPNRVTGAGFWKATGTDRPIYSSEGNSNKCIGLKKSLVFYRGRAAKGVKTDWMMHEFRLPSLTDSSVLPPKRSFMDKIAIPANDSWAICRIFKKTNSSAHQRAISHHSWVSQTLSEPNTFQDHVLGSSRLGAQTTSTTQYGGNNIDTQQISTSTSTSTLSPGDYYANNSYKTLHPSIACNLKPYHQYFPISNAGEYCNPNFTFSPLESPAAKCSVDVSSLLLNMSSSVLGDFGTKLASAESSTTFDFSSTTGSQEQQCNNGFSSLTTLPHHDVMQGNQLGVVGSHDHSIDALMKNITNHANSNAIETDDHGHWESSLRSSIGFPFMNSLPVIPLNIGGGDAWKSNLTWDSSPCPSEMSTTRCYS; encoded by the exons ATGGATCAGGAAAGAAGTAGTAGCTGTGATATGAGTGCAGCAGATCAAGACAAAATTGATGAAGTGCTGCTGCCAGGGTTTCGTTTTCACCCAACAGATGAGGAGCTTGTTGGGTTTTATCTCAAAAGGAAGATCCAGCAACGCCCTCTCTCGATCGAGCTCATCAAGCAACTCGACATCTATAAATTCGATCCATGGGATCTTCCAA AGTTGGCAGCTAGTGGGGAGAAGGAGTGGTATTTCTACTGCCCGAGGGACAGAAAATACAGAAACAGCACGAGGCCTAACAGGGTCACCGGAGCCGGGTTCTGGAAAGCCACGGGTACCGACCGGCCCATTTACTCGTCGGAAGGTAACTCCAACAAGTGTATTGGGTTGAAGAAGTCCCTTGTTTTTTACAGAGGTAGAGCTGCCAAAGGGGTCAAAACCGACTGGATGATGCATGAGTTTCGCCTACCTTCTCTCACCGACTCCTCAGTACTCCCACCAAAGAGATCGTTCATGGACAAAATTGCCATTCCCGCAAAT GACTCATGGGCAATATGCAGGATATTCAAAAAAACAAATTCTAGTGCCCATCAAAGAGCCATTTCTCATCATTCTTGGGTGTCTCAGACCTTGTCTGAACCAAACACATTTCAAGATCATGTGTTAGGCAGCTCCAGATTAGGTGCACAAACCACTAGCACTACTCAGTACGGTGGTAACAATATTGACACACAACAGATCTCAACTTCCACCTCAACCAGTACTCTTTCCCCAGGAGATTATTATGCTAACAATTCCTACAAAACCTTACACCCATCAATCGCTTGCAATCTTAAACCCTATCATCAGTACTTCCCCATTTCCAATGCCGGAGAGTACTGTAACCCTAATTTCACATTTTCACCTCTGGAGAGTCCGGCAGCCAAATGTTCAGTGGATGTTTCGTCCTTGTTGTTAAACATGTCGTCATCGGTCCTTGGAGATTTCGGAACCAAGCTGGCCTCGGCTGAGAGTAGTACTACTTTCGACTTTAGCAGTACTACTGGTTCTCAGGAGCAACAGTGTAATAATGGCTTCTCCTCCTTGACGACATTACCACACCATGACGTGATGCAAGGGAACCAGCTTGGCGTTGTTGGGAGTCATGATCACAGCATCGATGCGTTGATGAAGAATATAACGAATCATGCGAACTCAAACGCGATAGAAACAGATGATCATGGACACTGGGAGAGTAGTCTGCGATCATCGATTGGATTTCCTTTCATGAATAGTTTACCAGTAATACCTTTGAATATAGGAGGTGGGGATGCATGGAAGTCCAACTTGACGTGGGACTCTTCACCATGTCCGAGTGAAATGTCCACAACCAGATGCTATTCttag
- the LOC112200555 gene encoding uncharacterized protein LOC112200555 isoform X1: protein MVYTLFTSLAQSPLPTFSHTPYLNPSKTFLKRTHTLFLNGHTRSNHLSRLRTTRPPPHVCFFSGGGRPRPDFQEKQAFLLQENEGGLQILKRWDVPWEWKTVSLTSLACGLSFVLTGLVEAALVPYLGLSIQDLSLDEKAEFLLVAQGVTTAAILGVLYTVAGKFQPLPQDIYRYDWREPFSLQRGWLLWAGIGLVAAVAAVALTGAAMSFFSGQTPEREKDALVSLLPLIGSSSISTACLLGITGVLAPILEETVFRGFFMVSMTKWVPTPVAVVISAAVFALAHLTPGEFPQLFVLGAAMGLSYAQTRNLLTPITIHAFWNSGVILLLTFLQLQGYDIKELLQAT from the exons ACTTTTCCTCAATGGTCACACCAGGTCAAACCACCTCTCACGGCTCAGAACCACCAGGCCGCCGCCTCATGTCTGCTTTTTCAGCGGCGGAGGAAGACCCAGACCCGATTTCCAAGAAAAG CAAGCATTTTTATTGCAGGAAAATGAAGGGGGCTTGCAAATTTTGAAGAGGTGGGATGTGCCTTGGGAATGGAAAACAGTGTCATTGACATCACTGGCTTGTGGGCTGAG TTTTGTTTTGACAGGATTGGTAGAGGCAGCACTTGTACCCTATTTAGGATTGAGCATTCAGGATTTGAGTCTTGATGAGAAGGCAGAGTTTCTGTTGGTTGCTCAAGG TGTTACGACTGCAGCCATACTTGGAGTTCTGTATACCGTTGCCGGCAAATTCCAACCGCTGCCTCAAGATATTTATCGCTATG ATTGGAGGGAACCTTTCAGTCTACAGAGAGGGTGGCTTTTGTGGGCTGGGATTGGTCTTGTTGCTGCTGTTGCTGCTGTGGCATTGACAGGGGCTGCCATGTCCTTTTTCAGTGGGCAAACCCCAGAAAGAGAG AAGGACGCTCTAGTTAGCTTGCTCCCATTAATTGGATCATCAAGTATTAG CACTGCTTGCTTGTTAGGCATCACTGGAGTTTTGGCTCCAATTCTTGAGGAAACTGTGTTCCGCGGGTTTTTTATGGTCTCCATGACTAAGTG GGTACCTACACCAGTTGCTGTTGTAATTAGTGCAGCTGTATTTGCACTTGCACATCTCACTCCTGGAGAGTTTCCCCAGCTGTTTGTGCTAG GTGCTGCTATGGGATTGTCGTATGCTCAAACTCGCAACCTTTTGACCCCCATCACAATACATGCTTTCTGGAACTCGGGAGTTATATTGCTTCTGACCTTCCTTCAG CTTCAAGGGTACGATATCAAGGAATTGTTGCAGGCAACCTGA
- the LOC112200555 gene encoding uncharacterized protein LOC112200555 isoform X2, translated as MVYTLFTSLAQSPLPTFSHTPYLNPSKTFLKRTHTLFLNGHTRSNHLSRLRTTRPPPHVCFFSGGGRPRPDFQEKENEGGLQILKRWDVPWEWKTVSLTSLACGLSFVLTGLVEAALVPYLGLSIQDLSLDEKAEFLLVAQGVTTAAILGVLYTVAGKFQPLPQDIYRYDWREPFSLQRGWLLWAGIGLVAAVAAVALTGAAMSFFSGQTPEREKDALVSLLPLIGSSSISTACLLGITGVLAPILEETVFRGFFMVSMTKWVPTPVAVVISAAVFALAHLTPGEFPQLFVLGAAMGLSYAQTRNLLTPITIHAFWNSGVILLLTFLQLQGYDIKELLQAT; from the exons ACTTTTCCTCAATGGTCACACCAGGTCAAACCACCTCTCACGGCTCAGAACCACCAGGCCGCCGCCTCATGTCTGCTTTTTCAGCGGCGGAGGAAGACCCAGACCCGATTTCCAAGAAAAG GAAAATGAAGGGGGCTTGCAAATTTTGAAGAGGTGGGATGTGCCTTGGGAATGGAAAACAGTGTCATTGACATCACTGGCTTGTGGGCTGAG TTTTGTTTTGACAGGATTGGTAGAGGCAGCACTTGTACCCTATTTAGGATTGAGCATTCAGGATTTGAGTCTTGATGAGAAGGCAGAGTTTCTGTTGGTTGCTCAAGG TGTTACGACTGCAGCCATACTTGGAGTTCTGTATACCGTTGCCGGCAAATTCCAACCGCTGCCTCAAGATATTTATCGCTATG ATTGGAGGGAACCTTTCAGTCTACAGAGAGGGTGGCTTTTGTGGGCTGGGATTGGTCTTGTTGCTGCTGTTGCTGCTGTGGCATTGACAGGGGCTGCCATGTCCTTTTTCAGTGGGCAAACCCCAGAAAGAGAG AAGGACGCTCTAGTTAGCTTGCTCCCATTAATTGGATCATCAAGTATTAG CACTGCTTGCTTGTTAGGCATCACTGGAGTTTTGGCTCCAATTCTTGAGGAAACTGTGTTCCGCGGGTTTTTTATGGTCTCCATGACTAAGTG GGTACCTACACCAGTTGCTGTTGTAATTAGTGCAGCTGTATTTGCACTTGCACATCTCACTCCTGGAGAGTTTCCCCAGCTGTTTGTGCTAG GTGCTGCTATGGGATTGTCGTATGCTCAAACTCGCAACCTTTTGACCCCCATCACAATACATGCTTTCTGGAACTCGGGAGTTATATTGCTTCTGACCTTCCTTCAG CTTCAAGGGTACGATATCAAGGAATTGTTGCAGGCAACCTGA